One Setaria italica strain Yugu1 chromosome II, Setaria_italica_v2.0, whole genome shotgun sequence DNA segment encodes these proteins:
- the LOC101777510 gene encoding transcription repressor OFP11: MEKEEEDVDAMAEESAKQAAACKNRARLQLHKSFLHLSKALKKLHARHGGGHQANASGEGEPPTPSSSAAASFLSGCMHNPRTHSFASGRRHRPAHEDDDLGDALNVNFRSLRIGPSTGAAVAVDGGSSSPRDRYSSSDGASEECDDVAPPLPPTPAAAPANKAVFGGAGVAVVTFSAAPYEDFRRSMREMVDAASDRSSAAAATAGAPAVDWDFMEELLFCYLHLNDRAVHRDILRAFTDTVAALRRRRRTAKSRRTRRRGAAADSSEGGAVAPSFYVRGRGSA; the protein is encoded by the coding sequence atggagaaggaggaggaggacgtcgACGCCATGGCCGAGGAGAGCGCCAAGCAGGCCGCGGCGTGCAAGAACCGCGCGAGGCTCCAGCTCCACAAGTCGTTCCTGCACCTGTCCAAAGCCCTCAAGAAGCTCCACGCCCGCCACGGTGGCGGCCACCAGGCCAACGCGAGCGGCGAGGGCGAGCCGCCGACGCcatcttcctccgccgccgcgtcgttccTCTCCGGGTGCATGCACAATCCCCGGACCCACTCCttcgcctccggccgccgccaccgccccgcgcACGAGGACGACGACCTCGGGGACGCACTCAACGTCAACTTCAGGTCACTCCGGATCGGTCCGAGTACTGGGGCGGCTGTGGCCGTCgacggcggctcgtcgtcgccgcgggATCGTTACAGCAGCAGCGACGGCGCCAGCGAGGAGTGCGACGacgtggcgccgccgctgccaccaacGCCTGCTGCCGCACCGGCCAATAAGGCAGTgttcggcggcgccggcgtcgcggtGGTGACGTTCTCCGCGGCGCCGTACGAGGACTTCCGGCGGTCCATGCGGGAGATGGTGGACGCCGCCTCGGaccgcagcagcgccgccgccgccaccgccggggcgccggcggtggacTGGGACTTCATGGAGGAGCTGCTCTTCTGCTACCTCCACCTCAACGACCGCGCGGTGCACAGGGACATCCTCCGCGCGTTCACCGACACGGTCGCCGCACTCCGGCGGAGGCGCAGGACGGCGAAGAGCAGGCGGACGCGCCGGCGGGGCGCTGCAGCTGACAGCAGCGAGGGCGGTGCCGTGGCGCCGTCGTTCTACGTGAGAGGCAGAGGCAGCGCATAA
- the LOC101777921 gene encoding uncharacterized protein LOC101777921, with the protein MAGKKRKAEAARLEETDRALYGAFRGAANSLSQLYTLAMGAQKGSFHAGERHAMEKLYEWILRQHENGLRLTVADIASHIQHEIQYGGDNASASPRSQYPSQITAPTVHIPNTSNQQPSPSSFVPGNPGLAQSKNSMVFSNALSSPIRRSLQPYHLEQGGEAGYFANGASRDANPTASNDSSMDMHSDSPAHDSY; encoded by the exons ATGGCCGGgaagaagcgcaaggcggaggcggcgcggctcgaGGAGACGGACCGGGCGCTCTACGGGGCCTTCCGGGGCGCCGCCAACTCGCTCTCGCAGCTCTACACGCTCGCCATGGGCGCGCAGAAGGGCTCCTTCCACGCCGGCGAGCGGCACGCCATG GAAAAGCTTTATGAGTGGATCTTGAGGCAGCACGAAAATGGCTTGAGGCTGACAGTTGCTGATATAGCCTCCCACATCCAG CATGAGATTCAGTACGGAGGAGACAACGCATCAGCCTCTCCAAGGTCACAATATCCTAGCCAAATCACTGCACCTACAGTGCATATCCccaacacaagtaaccagcaaccaTCGCCAAGCTCATTCGTGCCAGGAAATCCTGGGTTGGCACAGTCTAAGAACTCCATGGTCTTTTCGAATGCGTTGTCCAGCCCCATCCGGCGGAGCCTGCAGCCATACCACCTAGAACAGGGCGGGGAAGCAGGGTACTTCGCGAATGGCGCAAGCCGCGACGCCAACCCCACGGCATCGAACGACTCGTCCATGGACATGCACTCAGACAGCCCAGCTCATGACTCCTACTGA
- the LOC101778317 gene encoding 3-ketoacyl-CoA synthase 17: MSSSTSSTAAAAAAAMASLCTLPLPLLVALVVSGLAFLATVLRRVLRRQRPVYLLNYSCHLPDVDRQVNLEVCEYFGLKCRRYSDDIADFMRLIYSKSGLGQETFAPPFIFSGKFEKTLAFAVQEAEEGLFAVVGQLLAKADVTPADISVLVVACSMFSPMPSLASMIAHRFKMRPDVKAYSVAGMGCSAGTVGIDTAARSLRCQRRPGYALVVVTENTSLNWYFGENKHMLVTNCIFRVGTAAALVTDVPSRRADAKYELVRTLRTHHGADDAAFHAATQMEDEKGNLGVALTKDLVRVAGAALRRHITALGPRVLPVAEMLRYGWRVARAHAAGNSKAAAAAVPDFQRAFEHMCIHSGGKAVIDSVARLMGFGPEVVEPARATLHRFGNTSSSLVFYELAYFEAKRRVRAGDRLWMLAFGTGFKACSNVWRALRDCGPDADNPWNGCVHRYPMPLPPPSRTHKHAA; encoded by the coding sequence AtgtcgtcgtcgacgtcgagcacggccgccgcggcggcagcggccatgGCGTCGCTCTgcaccctccctctcccgctgcTCGTTGCTCTCGTCGTATCGGGTCTCGCCTTCCTGGCCACCGTCCTCCGGCGCGTCCTGCGTCGGCAGCGGCCGGTGTACCTGCTCAACTACAGCTGCCACCTCCCCGACGTGGACCGGCAGGTGAACCTGGAGGTGTGCGAGTACTTCGGCCTCAAGTGCCGGCGCTACTCCGACGACATCGCCGACTTCATGCGCCTCATCTACAGCAAGTCCGGCCTCGGGCAGGAGACCTTCGCGCCGCCCTTCATCTTCTCGGGCAAGTTCGAGAAGACGCTGGCGTTTGCGGTGCAGGAGGCCGAGGAGGGCCTGTTCGCCGTGGTCGGGCAGCTCCTGGCGAAAGCCGACGTGACCCCCGCCGACATCAGCGTCCTCGTCGTGGCCTGCTCCATGTTCTCCCCGATGCCGTCGCTGGCGTCCATGATCGCGCACCGGTTCAAGATGCGGCCCGACGTGAAGGCCTACAGCGTGGCCGGGATGGGGTGCAGCGCCGGCACGGTGGGCATCGACACGGCAGCGCGGTCGCTCCGTTGCCAGCGCCGGCCCGGGTACGCGCTGGTGGTGGTGACAGAGAACACCAGCCTCAACTGGTACTTCGGCGAGAACAAGCACATGCTGGTGACCAACTGCATCTTCCGCGTCggcaccgcggcggcgctggtgacCGACGTCCCCTCCCGCCGCGCCGACGCCAAGTACGAGCTGGTGCGCACCCTCCGGACGCACCACGGCGCCGACGACGCGGCGTTCCACGCGGCGACGCAGATGGAGGACGAGAAGGGAAACCTCGGCGTGGCGCTGACCAAGGACCTGgtccgcgtcgccggcgccgcgctccgGCGGCACATCACGGCGCTGGGCCCCCGCGTGCTCCCCGTCGCCGAGATGCTCCGGTATGGGTGGCGCGTGGCGCGGGCGCACGCCGCCGGGAActcgaaggcggcggcggcggcggtgcccgaCTTCCAGCGGGCGTTCGAGCACATGTGCATCCACTCGGGCGGGAAGGCGGTGATCGACTCGGTGGCGAGGCTGATGGGGTTCGGTCCGGAGGTGGtggagccggcgcgggcgacgcTGCACCGGTTCGGGAACACGTCGAGCAGCCTGGTGTTCTACGAGCTGGCCTACTTCGAGGCCAAGCGGCGGGTGCGCGCCGGCGaccggctgtggatgctggcgTTCGGGACGGGGTTCAAGGCGTGCAGCAACGTGTGGCGCGCGCTCAGGGACTGCGGACCCGACGCCGACAACCCGTGGAATGGGTGCGTCCACCGATACCCCatgccgctcccgccgccgtccaGGACGCACAAGCATGCCGCTTAG